One stretch of Methanobacteriaceae archaeon DNA includes these proteins:
- a CDS encoding DUF2121 domain-containing protein yields the protein MSLIMSYIGSKGCVIAGDKRRIAYFGDKSNREQLEEELYAGAIINDNELQARALDLGITLKISDDVCKVRSVGEVVVGEVSVKSPFETKRRRIYGTTNGYQLVELLGSDIAKMEKGESSIVVFGNKITKKMANEIITKRWENKTTLNGISDIFKEVMSEVAKVSPSISSKNDIFIKHPKLDKKEAQKLLRETILRDVKLLKKWREKLQNDLLEKAESIKLASNILTGGEIGRVVSIDEELLEIILGKNVRAFDNRWKPVALPGEKVLMYSDEPKDVLVGDVAVIENENLCLKRNNSALRCDVILCKTE from the coding sequence ATGAGTCTTATAATGTCTTATATTGGCAGTAAAGGTTGCGTAATTGCTGGTGACAAGAGAAGAATTGCTTACTTTGGAGATAAATCTAATAGGGAACAGTTAGAAGAAGAATTGTATGCTGGAGCAATTATTAATGATAACGAATTGCAGGCAAGAGCATTAGATTTGGGAATAACCCTTAAAATTAGTGATGATGTTTGTAAAGTTCGCAGTGTAGGAGAGGTTGTCGTTGGTGAAGTAAGTGTTAAAAGCCCATTTGAAACTAAACGGCGGCGTATTTATGGAACAACTAATGGCTATCAACTTGTGGAGTTATTAGGTTCGGACATAGCTAAAATGGAAAAAGGTGAAAGTTCCATAGTTGTTTTTGGAAATAAGATAACTAAAAAAATGGCCAATGAAATTATTACAAAGCGATGGGAAAATAAAACAACCTTAAATGGGATATCTGACATTTTTAAAGAAGTAATGTCTGAAGTGGCTAAAGTTTCACCATCAATTAGCTCGAAAAACGACATTTTTATAAAACATCCTAAATTAGACAAAAAGGAAGCTCAAAAGTTATTAAGAGAAACTATACTGCGGGATGTTAAACTTCTCAAAAAATGGAGAGAAAAACTTCAAAATGACCTTCTAGAAAAGGCAGAATCCATTAAATTGGCCTCTAATATTCTCACTGGAGGGGAAATTGGGCGTGTGGTCTCTATTGATGAAGAACTGCTGGAAATTATTTTAGGTAAAAATGTGAGGGCTTTTGACAATAGGTGGAAACCGGTGGCCCTGCCTGGTGAAAAAGTTTTGATGTATTCTGATGAACCTAAAGATGTTTTGGTGGGTGATGTGGCAGTTATAGAAAATGAAAACCTTTGTCTAAAACGCAATAATTCAGCACTTCGCTGCGATGTTATACTTTGTAAAACAGAATAA
- a CDS encoding triphosphoribosyl-dephospho-CoA synthase — MDPDYIAKSAQIASVLEVSGHPKPGNVHRTQDFHDMVFEDFLISGVVIGDVMRKAALRGQKANENLDFSHIKLGELILDAVKETNKWVDNNTNLGIIMMLTPLSAAAAMNDDFFHLRTNFTKIMAYTTPEDAVNLYKSIALADAGGMGERENLDVTSDQSQIELLENKINMFDILKISAGWDLLASELTTSMPVTFETGFPTFKRIQTNYGINSATVQTFLTILSQFPDTLISRKYGHQKAQQVSRDAKKILDLGGILTPDGENALRTFDKELSLNNLNPGTTADITAASIMVAFLSDYQNYND, encoded by the coding sequence ATGGATCCAGATTATATTGCTAAATCCGCCCAGATTGCTTCGGTTCTGGAAGTTAGTGGCCATCCTAAACCAGGTAATGTTCACCGAACCCAGGATTTCCATGACATGGTATTTGAAGATTTTCTTATTAGTGGTGTGGTTATTGGGGATGTAATGCGTAAAGCTGCTTTAAGAGGTCAAAAGGCCAATGAAAATCTTGATTTTTCCCATATAAAACTGGGGGAATTGATACTAGATGCTGTGAAGGAAACAAATAAATGGGTGGATAATAACACTAATTTGGGAATTATAATGATGTTAACACCACTATCTGCTGCTGCAGCCATGAATGATGATTTTTTCCATCTTAGAACCAATTTTACCAAAATAATGGCTTACACCACCCCTGAAGATGCAGTTAATCTATATAAATCAATAGCTCTGGCCGATGCTGGAGGTATGGGTGAGCGTGAGAATCTGGATGTTACCAGTGACCAGTCACAAATTGAATTGCTGGAAAATAAAATAAATATGTTTGATATTTTAAAAATTTCGGCTGGCTGGGATCTTTTGGCCAGTGAATTAACCACTTCTATGCCAGTCACATTCGAAACGGGTTTTCCAACTTTTAAACGGATACAAACTAATTATGGAATAAATTCTGCCACTGTACAAACATTTTTAACCATATTATCTCAATTTCCAGATACATTAATCTCTAGAAAATATGGCCACCAAAAAGCCCAGCAAGTATCTCGTGATGCTAAAAAAATATTGGACCTGGGAGGCATACTAACTCCTGATGGTGAGAATGCCCTTAGAACGTTTGATAAAGAACTATCCCTTAATAACTTAAACCCCGGAACAACGGCAGATATAACTGCGGCATCCATAATGGTTGCATTTTTAAGCGATTACCAGAATTATAATGATTAA
- the hemB gene encoding porphobilinogen synthase, protein MEFPITRMRRLRKSPQIRNILRETTLRKENFIYPMFVKEDLKKGQVEPIKTMPGENRFSLSSAVQEAKLLEEKGLSSILLFGMPSKKDQYGTSAFEENGIVQRAVREIKEETNLVVMTDVCLCQYTTHGHCGIIENDHILNDESLENLARTALSHAEAGADVVAPSDMMDGRVEAIRDLLDINEFQDTIIMSYAAKYASAFYAPFREAVSSAPSFGDRKTYQMDPSNALEALREAELDLMEGADILMVKPALSYLDIIKSVKDEFNVPTAAYSVSGEYSMLKAGIEAGYLTEDAIFESILSIKRAGADLIISNFTPHFLEILKK, encoded by the coding sequence ATGGAATTCCCCATTACTAGAATGCGTCGTTTGAGAAAAAGTCCACAGATAAGAAATATTCTACGAGAAACAACTCTTAGAAAAGAGAACTTCATTTATCCTATGTTTGTAAAGGAAGACCTCAAAAAAGGCCAAGTAGAGCCTATTAAAACTATGCCTGGGGAAAACAGATTTTCTTTAAGTAGTGCCGTACAGGAAGCCAAACTTCTGGAAGAGAAAGGCCTATCATCCATACTATTATTTGGAATGCCTTCTAAAAAGGACCAGTATGGGACATCGGCCTTTGAGGAGAATGGAATTGTTCAAAGAGCTGTAAGGGAGATTAAGGAAGAGACGAATCTAGTGGTTATGACTGATGTCTGTCTTTGCCAGTACACTACTCATGGGCACTGTGGAATTATTGAAAATGACCATATACTCAATGATGAATCTCTGGAAAACCTGGCCCGGACTGCCTTATCTCATGCAGAGGCAGGAGCTGATGTGGTGGCCCCTTCAGACATGATGGATGGTAGAGTGGAGGCTATAAGAGATTTACTTGATATTAACGAGTTTCAAGATACAATTATCATGTCTTATGCAGCCAAATACGCATCTGCTTTTTATGCACCATTTAGGGAAGCAGTTTCCTCTGCTCCATCATTCGGTGATAGAAAAACATATCAAATGGATCCATCAAATGCACTGGAAGCATTAAGGGAAGCTGAACTTGATTTAATGGAAGGGGCAGATATATTAATGGTTAAACCTGCTTTGTCCTATTTGGACATTATAAAATCAGTTAAAGACGAATTTAATGTTCCAACAGCAGCTTATAGTGTTAGTGGTGAGTATTCCATGCTTAAAGCAGGGATTGAAGCCGGATATCTAACTGAAGATGCAATATTTGAGTCCATACTCTCTATTAAGCGTGCGGGGGCTGATTTAATAATTTCTAACTTTACTCCACACTTTTTAGAAATTTTAAAAAAATAA
- a CDS encoding MBL fold metallo-hydrolase → MVDDFATITQKRMTGGFRIDDIDGKNIHIDPGPGALVRSYQFGLDPLKLNGIMVSHSHTDHYTDAEVLIEAFTKGMTRKKGVVLGSLSVIEGYKEWGPCISSYHLNKPDVSILGANKLIKWDNLKIRGTKTVHGDPTCVGFRIQDENLTISYTSDTEYFDKLHKYHEGADILIGSVIRPHAERIRGHMCANDFAKLINEVKPKMAIMTHLGMKMIMNNPEEEARRISDETGVRVLAARDGMKIDLDEFSYSQQNLDEF, encoded by the coding sequence GTGGTGGACGATTTCGCTACCATTACCCAGAAACGGATGACTGGTGGATTTAGAATAGATGATATTGATGGCAAAAATATCCACATTGATCCTGGGCCTGGAGCATTGGTAAGGAGCTACCAATTTGGATTAGATCCTCTTAAATTAAATGGTATTATGGTTTCTCACTCACACACAGACCATTACACTGATGCAGAGGTTTTAATTGAGGCATTCACTAAGGGAATGACTCGAAAAAAAGGAGTTGTTTTAGGTAGCCTGAGCGTTATTGAAGGATATAAAGAATGGGGCCCATGTATTTCATCTTATCACCTTAATAAACCCGATGTGTCTATTCTAGGTGCAAATAAATTAATAAAATGGGATAATTTGAAGATTAGGGGCACTAAAACTGTTCATGGAGATCCAACTTGTGTGGGCTTCCGAATACAAGACGAAAATCTAACTATTTCCTACACTTCAGATACTGAATACTTTGATAAATTACATAAGTATCATGAGGGTGCAGATATATTAATTGGAAGTGTTATTAGGCCCCATGCTGAAAGGATTCGGGGCCATATGTGTGCCAATGATTTCGCTAAATTGATAAATGAAGTTAAACCTAAAATGGCAATTATGACTCATTTAGGAATGAAAATGATAATGAATAATCCTGAAGAGGAGGCCCGTCGAATCAGTGATGAAACAGGGGTTAGAGTTTTAGCAGCCAGAGATGGGATGAAAATTGATTTGGATGAATTTTCATATTCACAGCAAAACTTGGATGAATTTTAA
- a CDS encoding GNAT family N-acetyltransferase, translated as MIIECEKCILRKWQRSDLPNLVKYANNPKISNNMRDSFPNPYTMKKGEEWLKLSKMSNKTHNFAITINNEVVGGVGLEVGRDIERISAEAGYWIAEEYWSQGITSSALKGLLKYGFDNLKLERIFSTPFGHNIASRKVLEKNGFILEGIMRNSVIKSGKIYNKALYSIIKEDYFKD; from the coding sequence ATGATAATTGAGTGTGAAAAATGCATATTGCGAAAATGGCAACGTTCTGATCTCCCGAATTTAGTTAAGTATGCCAATAATCCTAAAATATCCAATAATATGCGTGATTCATTTCCCAACCCTTACACCATGAAGAAAGGAGAAGAATGGTTGAAACTCTCCAAAATGAGTAATAAAACCCATAATTTTGCAATAACAATAAATAATGAGGTCGTGGGAGGAGTAGGTCTAGAAGTTGGAAGAGATATTGAGAGAATATCTGCCGAAGCAGGTTACTGGATAGCTGAGGAATACTGGAGCCAGGGAATCACTTCTTCTGCATTAAAAGGACTTTTAAAATATGGGTTCGATAATTTAAAGCTGGAAAGAATATTTTCCACACCTTTTGGCCACAATATTGCTTCTAGAAAAGTTTTAGAAAAAAATGGATTTATTTTAGAAGGTATAATGCGAAATAGCGTTATAAAATCTGGTAAAATTTATAATAAAGCATTATATTCTATTATTAAGGAAGATTATTTTAAAGATTAG
- the aroC gene encoding chorismate synthase → MGNTTGKMFAVTTFGSSHGRALGAVVDGCPAGLELSENDIQIELNKRRPGTSQLTTSRGETDKVEVLSGIFEGKTDGTPITAVVYNKDADSSAYANLKNKPRPGHGDYCWISRYGTYDYRGGGRGSGRNTIGHVIGGAVAKKILETLDIKVVGHVTQVGKITADTVNLNLIEEYSQTNPVRCADNAAAQKMEKLILDTKKEGNSVGGIVETIVLGVPAGLGEPVFGKLDADLAGALMGIGSVKGVEIGFGFKVPEYTAKEINDEYYLDDGKVKTTTNTSGGILGGMSNGMPIILRMAVKPTPSISTLQKTVDLESMEDAEIEIKGRHDPCICPRVVPVAEATVAMLMVDHLIRSGFIHPCQI, encoded by the coding sequence ATGGGAAACACCACTGGAAAAATGTTCGCTGTTACTACATTTGGTTCTAGCCATGGGCGGGCTCTGGGTGCAGTAGTAGATGGATGCCCCGCAGGACTGGAGTTAAGTGAAAACGATATTCAAATTGAATTAAACAAGAGAAGGCCCGGGACAAGCCAGCTTACCACATCCCGTGGGGAAACTGACAAAGTAGAGGTTCTTTCAGGCATATTTGAAGGTAAAACTGATGGAACACCGATTACTGCTGTAGTTTATAATAAAGACGCTGATTCATCTGCTTATGCCAATTTGAAAAATAAGCCACGACCAGGGCATGGCGACTACTGCTGGATTAGTCGTTATGGAACTTATGATTACCGAGGCGGTGGCAGAGGAAGTGGTAGAAACACCATAGGCCATGTAATTGGTGGTGCAGTGGCCAAAAAGATTTTAGAGACACTGGACATTAAAGTTGTGGGCCATGTAACTCAAGTAGGAAAAATAACCGCAGATACTGTTAACTTAAATCTAATTGAAGAATATTCACAAACCAATCCTGTTCGCTGTGCAGATAATGCAGCGGCCCAAAAGATGGAAAAACTTATACTTGATACAAAAAAAGAAGGAAATTCTGTGGGTGGAATAGTAGAAACCATTGTTTTAGGAGTTCCTGCTGGGCTGGGAGAACCAGTTTTTGGAAAACTAGATGCTGATTTGGCCGGGGCTTTAATGGGAATTGGATCAGTAAAAGGAGTAGAAATAGGATTTGGGTTTAAGGTTCCGGAATATACTGCTAAAGAAATAAATGATGAGTATTATTTAGATGATGGAAAAGTTAAAACAACTACCAACACCTCAGGAGGTATTTTAGGAGGTATGAGCAATGGGATGCCCATAATACTACGCATGGCTGTTAAACCTACACCATCCATTTCTACATTACAGAAAACTGTTGATTTAGAATCAATGGAAGATGCTGAAATAGAAATAAAAGGCCGGCATGATCCGTGCATCTGTCCACGAGTTGTTCCCGTTGCAGAAGCCACAGTGGCCATGTTAATGGTAGATCACCTGATTAGAAGTGGATTTATTCACCCCTGCCAGATTTAA
- a CDS encoding endonuclease III domain-containing protein yields MIKRPGRQLMDIYEKLFSLYGPQGWWPLMGFQGDNPTKTGSIKGYHPEDYDLPQTDNQRFEIMLGAILTQNTAWTSAEKALKNLYELRAINPEKIINIDLNDLKEAIRCAGFLNQKSVYIQEVAKFFIGLNGAVPIRKEILTVKGVGEETADSILLYAYKQPEFVVDAYTKRIFYHLGLIGENAKYHEVKKLFESNLPCDVPIFQEYHALIVEHAKRYYQKKPYGVDNPLMELRK; encoded by the coding sequence ATGATAAAAAGACCAGGTAGACAACTGATGGATATCTATGAGAAATTATTCTCTCTCTATGGTCCACAGGGTTGGTGGCCTTTAATGGGTTTTCAGGGCGATAATCCTACTAAAACTGGATCTATAAAAGGATATCATCCTGAAGATTATGATTTGCCTCAAACTGATAATCAGAGATTCGAAATCATGTTAGGTGCCATTTTGACCCAGAATACCGCATGGACTTCTGCAGAAAAGGCTCTAAAAAACCTCTATGAATTAAGAGCCATCAATCCAGAAAAAATAATTAATATTGATTTGAATGATCTAAAAGAGGCCATTCGATGTGCAGGATTTTTAAATCAAAAATCGGTTTATATTCAAGAAGTTGCAAAATTTTTCATAGGTCTAAATGGTGCTGTTCCAATTAGAAAAGAGATATTAACTGTAAAAGGGGTGGGGGAGGAAACAGCGGATTCAATTCTTCTCTATGCCTATAAACAACCTGAATTTGTGGTCGATGCCTACACAAAGAGAATATTTTATCATCTGGGCCTTATTGGGGAGAATGCCAAATATCATGAGGTCAAGAAATTATTTGAATCTAATTTGCCTTGTGATGTCCCGATTTTCCAGGAATATCATGCTCTTATTGTGGAGCATGCTAAAAGATATTATCAGAAAAAGCCTTATGGTGTGGATAATCCTTTAATGGAATTAAGGAAATAA
- a CDS encoding histidine kinase dimerization/phosphoacceptor domain -containing protein: MKKKILIVEDEALTSMELEANLQIWGYKPLLAPAGQEAIELALEHHPELILMDIVLEGEMDGVKAIEKIKESYDVPVIYLSAYNDEKTQERAKYTLPHSFISKPFDRHELKFAIELALTKSDLEKKLKDSEKRYRLLADNSTDLISIHDNQGLVQYVSPSCEFLLGYKAAEIIGKDCTNVVHPEEQKLVEESFSKLSKTYDSLTIEFRILKKDGNYVWIETTSKKIIDKDSDLIQIIATSRDISLRKNVEEELKESLEEKKMLIREVNHRVKNNLMVISSLLNLQSRYIDNEEAKQILEDSQNRARSMALVHERLYKSSDLKNLNFGEYASSIATDLLRGHQNKNKSIKLELSLEDILLDVNISIPLGLILNELVVNASKHAFSEDTIGTVQIKLSKNEQFVVLEVSDNGMGLPESFDISNINSLGFEIVNTLVRQIAGKLTIQSENGTQIKVEFKI; the protein is encoded by the coding sequence ATGAAAAAAAAGATTCTTATTGTGGAAGATGAAGCATTAACTTCAATGGAACTAGAGGCAAATCTCCAAATATGGGGTTACAAGCCATTATTAGCACCAGCAGGTCAGGAAGCAATTGAACTAGCATTAGAACACCACCCAGAACTTATTTTAATGGATATTGTTTTAGAAGGTGAAATGGATGGTGTAAAGGCTATAGAAAAAATCAAAGAGAGTTATGATGTACCTGTGATTTATTTATCTGCTTATAATGATGAAAAAACTCAAGAAAGGGCCAAATATACTCTCCCCCACAGTTTTATTAGCAAACCTTTTGATCGTCACGAATTAAAATTTGCCATAGAACTGGCCTTAACCAAAAGCGATTTAGAAAAAAAGCTTAAGGACAGTGAAAAACGTTACCGTTTGCTGGCAGATAATTCAACGGACCTTATATCCATTCATGATAATCAAGGTTTAGTCCAATATGTTTCACCGTCTTGTGAGTTTCTTTTAGGTTATAAAGCTGCAGAAATCATTGGAAAAGATTGTACTAATGTAGTTCATCCAGAAGAACAGAAACTTGTTGAAGAATCTTTCTCTAAACTATCAAAAACCTATGACAGTCTTACTATTGAATTTAGGATCTTAAAAAAAGATGGAAATTATGTCTGGATAGAAACAACTAGCAAAAAAATCATAGATAAAGATTCTGATTTGATCCAGATTATTGCCACTAGTAGAGACATCTCATTAAGAAAAAATGTTGAAGAAGAACTTAAAGAGTCTCTTGAAGAGAAAAAAATGCTTATTCGAGAAGTTAATCATCGAGTTAAAAACAATTTAATGGTTATTTCCAGTTTATTGAATTTACAATCAAGATACATTGATAATGAAGAAGCTAAGCAAATTTTAGAAGATAGTCAAAACAGAGCCCGCTCTATGGCTTTAGTTCATGAAAGACTTTATAAATCCTCTGATTTAAAAAATTTAAACTTTGGAGAATATGCTAGTTCAATTGCCACCGATCTCCTACGGGGGCATCAAAACAAAAATAAAAGTATTAAATTAGAGCTCTCATTAGAAGATATACTTTTAGATGTCAACATATCCATACCTCTGGGTCTAATACTGAATGAACTGGTCGTAAATGCATCAAAACACGCTTTTTCAGAAGATACGATAGGCACCGTGCAGATAAAGCTAAGTAAAAATGAACAATTTGTAGTTCTTGAAGTTTCAGATAATGGAATGGGACTTCCTGAAAGCTTTGATATAAGTAATATTAACTCGCTTGGTTTTGAGATAGTGAATACATTAGTGCGTCAAATTGCTGGAAAATTAACTATCCAAAGTGAAAATGGAACTCAAATAAAAGTTGAATTTAAAATTTAA
- a CDS encoding DUF1697 domain-containing protein yields the protein MGQYVALIRGITHSNPNIHNNKLRSLFEDIGFQNVQTVLSSGNVIFESQTSNTAEIEDIIEKSLPEQLNFTSTTIVRSRDELQSIFNSEPFNGRRDTSKCKLNVTFLKNKPNNNIEFPYHFKNNGFVLLGIQHNAIYSIVDLTKTKKPNLMRWMDKEFSKNVTTRTWRTINRILKRLDET from the coding sequence ATGGGGCAGTATGTAGCTCTAATTAGAGGAATAACTCATTCTAACCCCAATATACATAATAATAAGTTAAGGAGTCTTTTTGAAGATATTGGTTTTCAAAATGTTCAGACAGTTCTCTCCAGTGGTAATGTCATATTTGAAAGTCAAACCTCAAATACAGCTGAAATCGAGGATATAATTGAAAAATCACTTCCAGAACAGCTAAATTTTACAAGTACCACCATTGTTCGTAGCAGAGATGAATTACAATCTATTTTTAATTCAGAACCATTTAATGGCCGGAGGGATACTTCTAAATGCAAATTAAATGTCACTTTTTTAAAGAATAAACCTAACAACAATATTGAATTCCCATATCATTTTAAAAATAATGGCTTTGTCCTTTTGGGAATACAGCATAATGCTATTTACAGCATAGTTGACTTAACTAAGACGAAAAAACCGAATTTAATGCGCTGGATGGACAAAGAATTCAGTAAAAATGTGACCACCAGAACTTGGAGAACGATTAATAGGATTCTCAAAAGACTTGATGAAACCTAA
- a CDS encoding phenylalanine--tRNA ligase subunit alpha encodes MEDIDRIINELHLYEKKVLKSLESSKKSLTPEEVVNTQKLDIKSVMSAAGSLASKDIIYVRKDIEETLSLSDDGENYAQEGLPERKLLNLLQQEGSVHMKDLGVKSGLNPSDVKIGVGWLVRKQWAKINQGEVTITDNGKEMADNLQEDEKLLSSLLEKGQMSLNVLDHDLQQGFKLLKSRKGLIDIDKNTSHTFILTDKGQDILAKGIVIQEEATQLTHQQLKSGDWKSLKYRGYDVKAEYPEFNPGKMHPLRRIIEEIRNVFLNLGFDESKGPILESAFWNFDCLFQPQDHAAREMQDTFYIKNPSHSQLPDENLVSNVAQAHQDGGGTGSEGWGYLWDKEVAKQSVLRTHTTGVSARFLAENEPPLKMFSVGKVFRRETITYKHLPEFHQVEGIVAGDEINFRNLLGILKEFYKKLGFEVRFRPAYFPYTYLSTECEIYLPEKESWIELGGAGMFRPEVLEPLGIETPVAAFGLGIERLAMIRLGIKDIRMLYKSDIGWLRKLSITQGVDIED; translated from the coding sequence ATGGAAGACATTGACAGAATTATCAATGAATTACACCTTTACGAAAAAAAGGTTTTAAAATCTTTAGAATCATCAAAAAAATCACTTACTCCTGAAGAGGTTGTAAATACTCAAAAATTGGATATAAAGTCTGTTATGAGTGCTGCCGGTTCTTTAGCCTCTAAAGACATTATTTATGTTAGAAAGGATATCGAAGAAACTTTGAGTCTCTCTGATGATGGTGAAAATTATGCCCAAGAGGGCTTACCTGAGAGAAAGCTTTTAAACCTTCTCCAACAGGAGGGTTCTGTACATATGAAAGATTTGGGAGTGAAATCTGGATTAAATCCTTCTGATGTTAAAATTGGTGTGGGTTGGTTAGTTAGAAAGCAGTGGGCTAAAATCAACCAGGGAGAAGTTACCATAACTGATAATGGTAAAGAAATGGCTGATAATTTACAGGAAGATGAAAAATTATTATCCTCTCTTTTAGAAAAAGGCCAGATGTCTCTGAATGTTCTTGATCATGATCTTCAGCAAGGTTTTAAATTACTAAAAAGCAGGAAAGGTCTGATTGATATTGATAAAAATACATCTCACACTTTTATTTTGACTGATAAAGGTCAAGATATTCTGGCCAAAGGGATTGTCATTCAGGAAGAGGCTACTCAACTCACCCACCAACAATTAAAATCAGGTGATTGGAAAAGCCTTAAATATAGGGGATATGATGTAAAAGCAGAATATCCAGAATTCAATCCTGGTAAAATGCATCCTTTAAGAAGGATAATTGAAGAAATACGGAATGTATTCCTTAATTTAGGCTTTGACGAATCAAAAGGACCTATTCTTGAATCTGCTTTCTGGAACTTTGATTGTTTATTCCAGCCTCAGGATCATGCTGCTCGGGAAATGCAGGACACATTTTATATTAAAAATCCTTCCCATTCTCAGCTTCCTGATGAAAATCTTGTTTCTAATGTGGCCCAGGCCCATCAAGACGGTGGTGGCACTGGTTCTGAAGGTTGGGGCTATTTATGGGATAAGGAAGTTGCCAAGCAATCTGTTTTAAGGACTCACACTACTGGTGTTTCTGCAAGATTTTTAGCAGAAAATGAACCACCTTTAAAGATGTTTTCAGTTGGAAAAGTATTTAGACGAGAAACTATTACTTACAAGCATCTTCCAGAGTTTCATCAAGTAGAAGGAATTGTAGCCGGGGATGAAATTAACTTTAGAAATCTTTTAGGTATACTGAAAGAGTTTTACAAAAAATTAGGATTTGAAGTTAGATTCCGGCCGGCATATTTCCCTTACACTTATCTTTCTACTGAATGTGAGATTTATCTGCCTGAAAAAGAGAGCTGGATTGAATTAGGGGGCGCGGGAATGTTCCGTCCTGAGGTTTTGGAACCACTAGGAATAGAAACGCCGGTAGCTGCCTTTGGCTTGGGTATTGAAAGACTAGCTATGATTAGGTTAGGTATAAAAGATATCAGAATGCTTTATAAGAGCGATATTGGATGGCTTAGAAAGCTGTCTATTACTCAAGGTGTTGATATTGAAGATTAA